A stretch of the Nitratireductor thuwali genome encodes the following:
- a CDS encoding MFS transporter — MATNSPVTRSPAAVVLAVGGLYVAQSVIGGITWAGLPAVMRDRGMALDEVGLLSLIALPWALKFLWAPMVERFRLPPAGRNRSAVIVAIGGGISVLGLGVVGLIGPGLLGPVLACLTIIALAAATVDIACDGYAVEALPRKQHGWANAAQVGGAYLGSAIGGGLFLIIVAAYGWSVSVWSMAALLVLLGVPFLLRSRAYAAAETRTHVPSLASALRRPEIRRGLLAAALYVIAQKTAMIMIGPFLIDAGLDLAAMGLINGAGSMFVGLAAALVGGALVRVLGARAVLVIALVLQAGALLFFAASGLFPDIPNWALATVAVASSSGIMALGFVALYAQFMHWSDPRQGGVDFTLFQSMDALVSMGGGVGAGYVAQHLGYGIFFAGAGVIALATIPAIAVVAGRSVARETGRIETTRPAALAQIGENP; from the coding sequence ATGGCAACGAATAGCCCCGTCACGCGTTCGCCTGCCGCCGTCGTGCTGGCGGTCGGCGGCCTCTATGTCGCGCAAAGCGTCATCGGCGGCATCACATGGGCCGGCTTGCCGGCGGTCATGCGCGACCGGGGCATGGCGCTCGATGAGGTCGGGCTGCTCTCGCTGATCGCGTTGCCCTGGGCGCTGAAGTTCCTGTGGGCGCCGATGGTGGAACGCTTCAGGCTTCCGCCCGCCGGCCGCAACCGCTCCGCCGTGATCGTCGCCATCGGCGGCGGCATCTCGGTTCTCGGCCTTGGCGTGGTGGGGCTGATCGGCCCTGGCTTGCTGGGCCCGGTTCTCGCCTGCCTCACCATTATCGCGCTCGCCGCCGCCACGGTCGATATCGCCTGCGACGGCTACGCGGTCGAGGCCCTTCCGCGCAAACAGCACGGCTGGGCCAATGCGGCCCAGGTGGGAGGCGCCTATCTGGGTTCGGCAATCGGCGGCGGGCTGTTCCTGATTATCGTTGCGGCCTATGGCTGGAGCGTTTCCGTGTGGAGCATGGCCGCCCTTCTGGTGCTGCTCGGCGTGCCGTTCCTGCTGCGCTCGCGCGCATATGCGGCGGCCGAAACCCGCACGCACGTGCCCTCGCTCGCATCCGCTCTCCGCCGGCCGGAGATCCGCCGCGGCCTGCTGGCCGCCGCGCTCTACGTGATCGCCCAGAAGACGGCCATGATAATGATTGGTCCGTTCCTCATCGATGCGGGGCTGGACCTTGCGGCGATGGGCTTGATCAACGGCGCCGGCAGCATGTTTGTCGGGCTTGCCGCGGCACTTGTCGGCGGCGCGCTGGTGCGGGTGCTGGGCGCGCGTGCCGTGCTGGTGATCGCGCTGGTCCTGCAGGCCGGTGCTCTGCTCTTCTTCGCCGCCAGCGGCCTTTTTCCCGATATCCCGAATTGGGCGCTGGCCACCGTTGCGGTCGCCAGCTCTTCAGGGATCATGGCGCTCGGCTTCGTCGCCCTCTATGCTCAATTCATGCACTGGTCCGACCCGCGCCAGGGCGGCGTCGACTTTACGCTGTTCCAGTCCATGGACGCGCTCGTCAGCATGGGCGGCGGCGTCGGAGCCGGCTATGTCGCGCAGCACCTGGGCTACGGCATCTTTTTCGCCGGTGCCGGCGTGATCGCGCTAGCCACGATACCGGCGATCGCCGTCGTTGCCGGCCGGTCCGTGGCCCGTGAAACCGGACGCATAGAAACGACGCGCCCTGCGGCCCTCGCGCAGATTGGAGAGAACCCGTGA
- a CDS encoding TonB-dependent siderophore receptor — MPFRSLFRSLTLTLMGTSALFWITPQAVAQEAPTLLQRLEVEAESDDILVQDGYVAEQGRIGTKVDTPIVEIPQSISVVTQDQIEDQKPRTLNEALSYTAGANPNSFGFDSRYDAFYLRGFPAYYNGIFRDGLRQYNGPSAWFKTEPYGIEGLTVLKGPASSLYGVSGPGGIVNLVTKRPKDERFREIEFLGGTHDRYQTAFDLSGPANEEGTILYRLTGLGRLSGTELAGYPDDKFYLAPAITFQPDEDTKLTVLGEISRAVTGGTAFFYNPSYGQVSNIYNGDPAWNDFTGIQGRIGYEFEHRFNDVLTVRQNLRFNMVDADLEYSGHYPPDRTNPDVLARYWGHYKEDMKNFVVDNIAQFEFDTGPVSHVAVAGLDYGWSDYEAHNGISYISVDDIAAMPLAFSGGQSMHQAGIYLHDQMRWNDFTLFASGRYDWVESRSTDHQFKETDQSDRAFSGRLGLSYRTEWGIIPYANYSTSFSPNLGFVYDSATNERRVARPTKGEQVEVGVKYEIPGYNAVLGAAYFNIDQTDGVVYDGTFDSAGNQRQRQLDLNSRGLELEANASFDNGFGLIASYTHMRMKIERGAAGTEGNELSSTPNHILSLWGHYTFRDGPVAGLGLGAGVRYVGESYGDDLNSFKNEDRVFVDAALSYDFGANNPKLEGLMLQVNAKNLFDERKPICTAGNCYWDEGRSVFGSLRYRF; from the coding sequence ATGCCTTTTCGTTCGCTGTTCCGTTCGTTGACTCTTACCCTGATGGGTACGAGCGCTCTCTTCTGGATCACTCCGCAAGCCGTTGCGCAGGAGGCGCCGACGCTCCTTCAACGGCTGGAGGTCGAGGCGGAAAGCGACGATATTCTCGTCCAGGACGGCTATGTCGCCGAGCAGGGCAGGATCGGCACCAAGGTGGATACGCCGATTGTCGAGATACCGCAGTCGATCTCCGTGGTGACGCAGGATCAGATCGAGGACCAGAAGCCGCGAACGCTCAACGAGGCGCTCTCCTACACGGCGGGCGCCAATCCGAATAGTTTCGGCTTCGACAGCCGCTACGACGCCTTTTATCTGCGCGGCTTTCCGGCCTACTACAACGGCATTTTTCGCGATGGTCTGCGCCAGTACAACGGCCCGTCCGCGTGGTTCAAGACCGAACCTTACGGCATTGAGGGCCTGACGGTGCTCAAGGGTCCCGCGTCCTCGCTCTACGGCGTCAGCGGTCCCGGCGGCATCGTCAACCTGGTGACCAAACGGCCGAAGGACGAGCGGTTCCGCGAGATCGAGTTCCTTGGCGGCACGCACGACCGCTATCAGACCGCCTTCGACCTGTCCGGACCGGCCAACGAAGAGGGCACGATCCTATACCGCCTGACCGGCCTCGGCCGGCTCTCCGGCACAGAGCTTGCGGGCTATCCGGACGACAAGTTCTACCTGGCGCCGGCCATCACCTTCCAGCCCGACGAGGACACCAAGCTGACGGTGCTCGGCGAGATCTCCCGCGCGGTGACCGGCGGGACGGCGTTCTTCTACAACCCTTCCTACGGCCAGGTGTCCAACATCTACAATGGCGATCCTGCCTGGAACGACTTCACCGGGATCCAGGGCCGCATCGGCTACGAGTTCGAGCACCGCTTCAACGATGTGCTCACGGTTCGCCAGAACCTGCGCTTCAACATGGTCGATGCCGATCTCGAATATAGCGGCCACTATCCTCCAGACCGGACCAATCCCGACGTGCTGGCCCGCTACTGGGGCCACTACAAGGAGGATATGAAGAACTTCGTCGTGGACAACATCGCGCAGTTCGAGTTCGACACCGGGCCGGTGAGCCATGTCGCGGTCGCGGGCCTCGATTACGGCTGGTCGGACTACGAAGCCCATAACGGCATTTCGTATATCTCGGTCGACGATATCGCCGCCATGCCGCTCGCCTTCTCCGGCGGCCAATCGATGCACCAGGCCGGCATCTACCTGCACGACCAGATGCGGTGGAACGATTTCACGCTTTTCGCCAGCGGCCGTTACGACTGGGTCGAAAGCCGCAGCACCGACCACCAGTTCAAGGAGACGGACCAGAGCGACAGAGCGTTCTCCGGCAGGCTCGGCCTGTCCTACCGGACGGAGTGGGGCATCATCCCCTATGCGAACTACTCGACCTCGTTCTCGCCGAACCTGGGCTTCGTCTATGACAGCGCGACCAACGAGAGGCGGGTGGCGCGGCCGACCAAGGGCGAGCAGGTGGAAGTCGGCGTCAAATACGAGATACCCGGATACAATGCGGTGCTCGGCGCGGCATATTTCAACATCGACCAGACGGACGGCGTCGTCTATGACGGCACCTTCGACAGTGCGGGCAATCAGCGCCAGCGCCAGCTGGACCTGAATTCCCGAGGGCTCGAACTGGAGGCGAACGCCTCTTTCGACAACGGCTTCGGCCTCATCGCTTCGTACACCCATATGCGCATGAAGATCGAGCGGGGCGCCGCGGGAACGGAAGGCAACGAGCTTTCCTCCACCCCAAACCATATCCTGTCGCTGTGGGGGCACTACACGTTTCGGGATGGACCGGTGGCAGGCCTCGGCCTGGGCGCCGGCGTGCGCTATGTCGGCGAAAGCTATGGCGACGACCTGAACTCGTTCAAGAACGAGGACCGCGTCTTCGTCGACGCCGCACTCTCCTACGATTTCGGTGCAAACAACCCAAAGCTCGAAGGGCTGATGCTGCAGGTCAACGCAAAGAACCTGTTCGACGAGCGCAAGCCCATCTGCACGGCGGGCAACTGCTACTGGGATGAGGGCCGGTCGGTCTTCGGCAGCCTGCGCTACCGGTTCTGA
- a CDS encoding TetR/AcrR family transcriptional regulator — protein sequence MNAGTKVKPAAKRRQRVSRDPELTRASILEAATAEFAEKGIGGARVDTIAERAGANKRMLYHYFGDKTGLYVAVLEAAYASIRSAERNLDLTHKKPEEALSELSRFTWHYFLKHPEFISLLNTENLHEARHLKGSRKLMEMHVHFVTELADVLKRGAEDGVFRPGIEPVNVYLTIAALGYFYLSNRHTLSAIFNRDLTDAARLAEWEDNIVMTVLASVRRG from the coding sequence GTGAATGCCGGCACAAAGGTAAAGCCAGCGGCGAAGAGACGGCAGCGGGTGAGCCGCGATCCGGAACTCACGCGGGCAAGCATCCTCGAGGCGGCTACCGCGGAGTTTGCCGAAAAGGGCATCGGCGGCGCCAGGGTCGACACCATCGCCGAGCGTGCCGGCGCCAACAAGCGCATGCTCTACCACTATTTCGGCGACAAGACCGGCCTCTATGTGGCCGTGCTGGAAGCGGCCTATGCGTCTATCCGTTCGGCCGAGCGCAATCTCGATCTTACCCACAAGAAGCCGGAGGAGGCGCTGTCGGAACTCTCGCGCTTCACCTGGCACTATTTCCTGAAGCACCCGGAGTTCATCAGCCTGCTCAACACGGAGAACCTCCACGAGGCGAGGCACCTGAAGGGCTCCCGCAAGCTGATGGAGATGCATGTACATTTCGTGACGGAACTTGCCGACGTGCTGAAGCGCGGTGCCGAAGACGGCGTCTTCAGGCCAGGCATTGAACCGGTGAACGTCTATCTGACCATTGCGGCGCTCGGGTATTTCTACCTGTCCAACCGGCACACCCTTTCAGCCATCTTCAATCGCGACCTTACTGATGCGGCGCGGTTGGCCGAGTGGGAGGACAATATCGTCATGACTGTGCTTGCATCCGTCAGACGCGGTTAG
- a CDS encoding siderophore-interacting protein: MNAHHPLLAETTVRLAAPLDVMTKLREHFVEHGTVTGSDDRWRVEFGIGTAEAQARAGAIAFRVSADDATSLAYLQWGVAEHVCEFAPGETPEIVWEGGVRAGAPLPYFREMRVLRARQLTPRMRRLTLAGRDLERFSHDGLHVRLLLAPEKGVKPVWPVMAADGRQAWPEGPRPVPRVYTIRRIDVDAGEVDIDFVLHEGEETPGATFALDAKPGDVVGMTGPGGGELREANWYLLAGDETALPAIGRMLEQLPAGKKVVALIEIADDAERQELRTEAHLDLRWLSRGGRAAGSTTLLTDAVRALDFPCDDASVFVWAGCEHTAARQIRAHLRKERGLQRRDSLVAAYWRRGAAGEVEQRD; this comes from the coding sequence GTGAACGCCCACCATCCGCTGCTTGCCGAAACGACGGTGAGGCTGGCTGCTCCGCTCGATGTCATGACGAAGCTGCGCGAGCATTTCGTCGAGCATGGGACGGTGACCGGTTCCGATGACCGGTGGAGGGTCGAATTCGGGATCGGCACGGCCGAGGCGCAAGCACGCGCCGGGGCGATCGCATTTCGGGTTTCGGCCGATGACGCGACCTCGCTCGCCTACCTGCAATGGGGCGTGGCCGAGCATGTGTGCGAGTTCGCGCCCGGCGAGACGCCTGAGATCGTTTGGGAGGGTGGCGTCAGGGCTGGCGCCCCGCTGCCCTATTTCCGCGAGATGCGCGTCCTGCGCGCCAGGCAGCTTACGCCGCGCATGCGCCGGCTGACGCTGGCCGGCCGCGATCTCGAGCGCTTCAGCCATGACGGCCTGCATGTCCGCCTGCTGCTTGCGCCGGAAAAAGGCGTAAAACCGGTCTGGCCGGTGATGGCCGCCGACGGACGCCAGGCCTGGCCCGAGGGCCCCCGGCCGGTTCCCCGCGTTTATACGATCCGCCGCATCGACGTGGACGCGGGTGAAGTCGACATTGATTTCGTGCTCCATGAGGGCGAAGAGACCCCCGGCGCCACCTTCGCTCTCGACGCCAAGCCGGGCGACGTTGTCGGCATGACCGGCCCCGGCGGCGGCGAACTGCGTGAAGCCAACTGGTACCTGCTTGCCGGTGACGAGACCGCGCTTCCGGCGATAGGCCGCATGCTGGAGCAGTTGCCGGCCGGCAAGAAAGTGGTCGCGCTCATCGAGATCGCCGACGATGCGGAGCGCCAGGAGCTTCGCACGGAGGCGCATCTCGACCTGCGCTGGCTTTCGCGCGGAGGCAGGGCGGCAGGCAGCACGACTCTGCTCACTGACGCGGTGCGGGCGCTCGATTTTCCATGCGACGACGCATCCGTTTTCGTCTGGGCAGGCTGCGAGCACACCGCCGCCCGACAGATTCGTGCTCATTTGCGCAAGGAGCGCGGCCTGCAGCGCCGAGACAGCCTGGTCGCCGCCTATTGGCGACGCGGGGCCGCGGGCGAGGTCGAGCAACGCGATTGA
- a CDS encoding TetR/AcrR family transcriptional regulator yields MKPSYAPKTKRGQVRREQILRAAERVFGTIGYADTSITDITREANTAQGTLYIYFKGKHEVFIELVREMGHLTREVISRTVSGAPSRLEAERLGLSAFLRFVAERPELYRIVEEARIAAPDAYRAYFTEFANAYRSHLLAAEATGEIRPGNAEIRAWALMGMAKTLGERYVLWQDDTDLDQVVDSATDLIRNGLEP; encoded by the coding sequence ATGAAGCCGTCATACGCCCCCAAGACAAAGCGCGGACAGGTGCGCCGAGAACAGATCCTGCGTGCCGCGGAGCGCGTTTTCGGGACGATCGGCTATGCCGATACGTCGATCACCGACATCACGCGTGAGGCAAACACCGCGCAGGGGACCCTTTATATCTACTTCAAGGGCAAGCATGAGGTGTTTATCGAGCTGGTCCGCGAAATGGGCCACCTTACCCGTGAAGTCATCTCGAGGACGGTGTCGGGTGCTCCCTCGCGTCTCGAGGCGGAGCGGCTGGGGCTTTCGGCTTTCCTCCGCTTCGTCGCCGAGCGCCCCGAACTCTACCGGATCGTCGAGGAAGCGCGGATAGCCGCTCCGGATGCGTATAGGGCATACTTCACCGAATTCGCGAATGCCTACCGCAGCCATCTGCTCGCAGCGGAAGCGACCGGCGAAATCCGCCCCGGCAATGCGGAAATCCGCGCCTGGGCGCTGATGGGAATGGCCAAGACGCTCGGCGAGCGCTACGTTCTGTGGCAGGACGATACGGATCTCGACCAGGTGGTCGACAGCGCGACCGACCTGATACGCAACGGCCTTGAGCCATGA
- a CDS encoding ABC transporter ATP-binding protein has protein sequence MSTSVTLSKVYKRFGSVEVIHGIDLSVEPGEFTVFVGPSGCGKSTLLRMIAGLEPISGGELRIDDELMNEVPAAKRGIAMVFQSYALYPHMSVHKNLAFGLETAGMKKQEIERRVRGTAEILQIEPLLDRKPKQLSGGQRQRVAIGRAIVREPRIFLFDEPLSNLDAELRVQMRVEIAKLHRNLGNTMIYVTHDQVEAMTMADKIVVLRLGHVEQVGAPLDLYNRPANRFVAGFIGSPKMNFLDAEIDGTDVASSSIRIGGDPVALPRPTNGASKGQRVEFGVRPEHIAITGERGRVPLARVKVDLVENLGGQTLLYTSLADGQSLTVSLDGQRDIKAGAAIDTFIDPATCHLFDAEGRVI, from the coding sequence ATGTCCACCTCAGTCACGCTCTCAAAGGTCTACAAGCGCTTCGGCAGCGTCGAAGTCATTCACGGGATCGACCTTTCGGTCGAGCCGGGCGAGTTCACCGTCTTCGTCGGACCGTCCGGCTGCGGAAAGTCGACGCTGTTGCGGATGATCGCCGGCCTGGAGCCCATTTCCGGCGGCGAACTCAGAATAGACGACGAACTGATGAACGAGGTGCCGGCGGCAAAGCGCGGCATCGCCATGGTGTTCCAGTCCTATGCGCTCTACCCGCATATGAGCGTCCACAAGAACCTGGCGTTCGGGCTCGAGACGGCGGGCATGAAGAAGCAGGAGATCGAGCGGCGGGTTCGCGGCACGGCCGAAATCCTGCAGATCGAGCCGCTGCTCGACCGCAAGCCCAAGCAGCTTTCCGGCGGTCAGCGCCAGCGCGTCGCCATCGGCCGTGCCATCGTGCGCGAACCGAGGATATTCCTGTTCGACGAGCCGCTTTCCAATCTGGATGCCGAACTGCGCGTCCAGATGCGGGTGGAGATCGCCAAGCTGCACCGGAACCTCGGCAACACCATGATCTACGTGACCCACGACCAGGTGGAGGCCATGACCATGGCCGACAAGATCGTGGTCCTGCGGCTCGGCCATGTCGAGCAAGTCGGCGCGCCGCTGGATCTCTACAACCGGCCCGCCAACCGCTTCGTCGCCGGCTTCATCGGCAGCCCGAAGATGAACTTCCTCGATGCCGAAATCGACGGGACGGACGTCGCCTCCTCCTCCATCCGCATCGGCGGCGATCCGGTCGCTCTGCCACGGCCGACGAACGGCGCTTCCAAGGGCCAGAGGGTCGAATTCGGCGTGCGTCCCGAACATATCGCCATCACGGGCGAGCGTGGCCGCGTGCCCCTTGCAAGGGTGAAGGTGGACCTGGTCGAGAATCTCGGCGGCCAGACCCTTCTTTATACATCACTCGCAGACGGCCAGAGCCTGACCGTGTCCCTGGACGGTCAGCGCGACATCAAGGCGGGCGCAGCCATCGACACTTTCATCGATCCGGCGACCTGTCACCTGTTCGACGCGGAGGGGCGGGTGATCTGA
- a CDS encoding Gfo/Idh/MocA family protein — MPKTLTVAVVGCGIGRAHIVEGYLTNPGRFRVLAVCDLDSARLDALAAEFGIERKTTVFDDLLAMDDIDIIDICTPPSVHYSQIIAALAAGKNVVCEKPLVGSLSDIDEVIAAEGRSKGKLMPIFQYRYGDGAQKAKKIIQSGIAGKPFVGTVETYWQRLPEYYAVPWRGKWATELGGVLMSHAIHNHDMLMWLMGRPKSLYGRVATRVHAIEVEDCISGSLELASGALVSLTATLGAQEEISRLHLAFENVTFESSHFPYALGDEPWRMVPRDTKVQAEIDALLADWQPVPRRFAGQMRDFHTAIVEDGTPPATTAEARAALELVAAFYHSARTRQEVAFPLGPDHPCYRTWIPQQPQSRSA, encoded by the coding sequence ATGCCCAAAACCTTGACCGTTGCCGTCGTCGGATGCGGGATCGGCCGCGCCCACATCGTCGAAGGCTATCTGACGAACCCCGGACGCTTTCGGGTGCTGGCGGTCTGCGACCTCGACTCGGCGCGGCTCGATGCCCTTGCGGCCGAGTTCGGGATCGAGCGCAAGACGACGGTGTTCGACGATCTGCTGGCCATGGACGACATCGACATCATCGATATCTGCACGCCGCCTTCCGTCCACTATTCGCAGATCATCGCCGCCCTTGCGGCGGGCAAGAACGTCGTCTGCGAGAAGCCGCTGGTGGGTTCCCTGAGCGACATCGACGAGGTGATCGCGGCGGAAGGCCGATCGAAGGGCAAGCTCATGCCCATCTTCCAGTATCGCTATGGCGACGGCGCTCAGAAGGCGAAGAAGATCATCCAGTCCGGGATCGCCGGAAAACCCTTTGTCGGCACCGTGGAGACATACTGGCAGCGCCTGCCGGAATATTACGCCGTGCCCTGGCGCGGCAAGTGGGCAACCGAGCTCGGGGGCGTGCTCATGAGCCATGCCATCCACAATCACGATATGCTGATGTGGCTCATGGGGCGGCCGAAATCGCTCTATGGGCGGGTGGCGACGCGCGTGCATGCGATCGAGGTGGAGGACTGCATCTCGGGAAGCCTTGAGCTTGCGAGCGGCGCCCTTGTCTCGCTCACCGCGACGCTGGGCGCGCAGGAGGAGATATCGCGCCTGCATCTGGCCTTCGAGAACGTCACCTTCGAATCCAGCCATTTTCCCTATGCGCTCGGCGACGAGCCGTGGCGCATGGTGCCGCGCGATACGAAGGTACAGGCCGAGATCGACGCGCTCCTTGCCGACTGGCAACCCGTGCCGCGCCGTTTTGCCGGACAGATGCGCGACTTCCACACGGCGATCGTGGAAGACGGGACGCCGCCCGCCACCACGGCCGAGGCCCGCGCCGCCCTCGAACTCGTGGCGGCCTTCTACCATTCGGCGCGCACGCGCCAGGAGGTCGCGTTTCCGCTCGGCCCCGACCATCCGTGCTACCGAACCTGGATTCCCCAGCAACCGCAATCCCGCTCGGCCTGA